Proteins co-encoded in one Bremerella sp. TYQ1 genomic window:
- a CDS encoding FHA domain-containing protein, whose translation MGSKKVWIVGARDTCDIVIDQPTVSGEHCRLEFEDGRVFIEDLQSTNGTFVNGEQIFKKKQIHPDALVTLGRNVTMPMPSQLSGPKSPPNAPKPAAASPSATSQASDDEAPFPAHLLIAGGVGATVLLLIVLFAIVAFSGGSKDKPDVADNDNPDATPVAPIDNDPVTPTPPVTPTRNTSQPAPVETAQQHDPAEAIYVLAAANADLSQQYRIGTGIAIGPHTILTTGTVKTIAQLARERLPKLVVLGEKPLTITQFVAHPTYESAMQEGDGAEAKFHNLYSQVDMKDIEPELKKKLDDTYRQFMLIAEKPHHYDVAVLQVRETLPHWIPLAEEANLAPLAKLTLVGHGFDRVAPYLPPNSDTPVSEETVRVQQAFGKAGEEENARLLIAKLASMSAQDHLDTNWNGSALLNSQGEMVAIYSRVTPEMTLGSPPTGQTFDATVIADVMPFIRKFSKN comes from the coding sequence ATGGGGTCGAAGAAGGTCTGGATTGTTGGGGCTCGCGATACGTGCGATATCGTCATTGATCAGCCGACGGTCTCTGGCGAGCATTGCCGGCTAGAGTTCGAGGACGGCAGAGTCTTTATCGAAGACCTGCAATCGACCAACGGAACATTTGTCAACGGCGAACAGATCTTCAAAAAGAAGCAGATCCACCCCGACGCATTGGTAACGCTCGGACGGAACGTGACGATGCCGATGCCATCGCAGTTGTCCGGACCAAAGTCGCCTCCGAACGCTCCGAAGCCAGCTGCAGCTTCTCCTTCTGCCACTTCGCAGGCATCCGACGACGAAGCCCCCTTCCCCGCCCATCTGCTAATCGCCGGCGGTGTTGGAGCCACCGTTCTGCTTTTGATCGTGTTGTTCGCAATTGTCGCGTTCAGTGGTGGTTCGAAGGACAAGCCAGACGTCGCCGACAACGACAACCCTGACGCCACCCCGGTAGCCCCCATCGATAACGATCCGGTCACACCGACGCCGCCAGTCACCCCTACAAGAAACACCTCGCAGCCAGCTCCCGTAGAAACCGCCCAGCAGCATGACCCGGCCGAGGCAATCTACGTGTTGGCCGCCGCAAATGCGGATCTCTCGCAGCAGTACCGCATCGGAACCGGAATCGCGATCGGTCCTCATACGATCCTGACGACTGGTACCGTGAAAACCATTGCGCAACTCGCTCGAGAGCGTCTTCCTAAACTGGTCGTTCTAGGTGAGAAGCCGCTGACCATCACGCAGTTTGTCGCGCATCCGACGTACGAGTCGGCGATGCAAGAAGGAGATGGGGCGGAAGCGAAGTTCCACAATCTTTACTCGCAAGTCGACATGAAAGACATCGAGCCAGAATTGAAAAAGAAGCTGGACGACACCTATCGCCAATTCATGCTGATCGCCGAAAAGCCGCATCATTACGACGTGGCCGTTTTGCAGGTTCGCGAAACGTTGCCGCACTGGATTCCCCTGGCGGAAGAAGCCAATCTGGCTCCCCTTGCCAAGCTGACATTGGTCGGACATGGCTTTGATCGGGTCGCTCCTTATCTGCCGCCCAATAGCGACACGCCGGTCAGCGAAGAAACCGTTCGCGTCCAGCAAGCGTTTGGCAAAGCAGGCGAGGAAGAAAATGCCCGACTGCTGATTGCCAAGCTGGCTTCGATGTCGGCCCAAGATCACTTAGATACCAATTGGAATGGATCCGCTCTGCTGAATTCGCAAGGAGAGATGGTCGCAATTTACTCGCGTGTTACGCCGGAGATGACCTTGGGTTCGCCCCCAACCGGTCAAACGTTTGACGCAACGGTGATTGCGGACGTCATGCCATTTATTCGCAAGTTCTCGAAAAACTAA
- a CDS encoding protein kinase — protein sequence MIRIEVKKGPMQGRVYEFEGHDIFLFGRDEQHCHASIQEDPFVSRHHFLLEVNPPLSRLRDLGSRNGTFVNGKKHGGRVSFASLESEGKVGGPTVDLTSGDVITAGKTVFQVFVEEKQPITATCVFDKYPGEEPTPQPSGDIRRTITELPPSSGAVGRQTINELPPPAMPGGAGRHTIVELPPQPPASNVGRQTINEFPPQQDDIAAIAGRATMVEGGNSPNGAFGSRIGQGQQSAYVPPERKPGEFPVLDGFEFQEFLGAGGLGEVYLAKRTIDESAVAVKFLRSHVNVMQNARDDFLKDLSVSGRLRHRNIVQSYGAGSIGNEFYVVNEFCDGGPLAKLFRQKKSNIQPKHIAVSLYLLLDGLAHAHEKGLVHRDLKPSNLLAAKRNKRWIPKISDFGLTKDFEKAGFAGMTATGSYTGSLPYMPREQLTDHKYVNPASDVFSMGASFYRIITGRYPRGDEKGTDSLALILNGEVKPLRKKYPGFHSGLAEILDTSLQTECAQRYPNAREMQNALRVVMKKEGWL from the coding sequence TTGATTCGGATTGAAGTGAAAAAAGGCCCCATGCAAGGCAGGGTCTACGAATTCGAGGGGCACGATATCTTCCTCTTCGGTCGCGACGAGCAGCATTGCCACGCGTCGATTCAGGAAGACCCGTTCGTTTCGCGCCATCACTTCCTGCTGGAAGTCAATCCGCCACTTTCTCGCCTGCGTGACTTGGGCAGCCGCAACGGGACGTTCGTTAATGGTAAGAAACATGGGGGCCGCGTCTCGTTCGCGAGTCTCGAAAGCGAAGGCAAAGTGGGCGGCCCCACGGTCGACTTGACCAGCGGCGACGTCATCACGGCCGGTAAGACCGTCTTTCAAGTCTTCGTTGAAGAGAAACAGCCGATCACCGCGACGTGCGTCTTCGATAAATATCCCGGAGAAGAACCGACTCCTCAGCCTAGTGGCGACATTCGCCGGACGATTACCGAGCTGCCCCCGTCCAGCGGAGCGGTCGGCCGCCAAACAATCAACGAACTGCCACCTCCCGCGATGCCTGGCGGCGCCGGACGGCATACCATTGTTGAACTGCCTCCCCAGCCTCCGGCATCGAATGTCGGTCGCCAAACGATCAACGAGTTCCCGCCGCAGCAGGACGATATCGCCGCGATTGCTGGACGTGCGACCATGGTCGAAGGGGGCAATTCACCCAACGGCGCTTTCGGCAGTCGAATCGGCCAGGGTCAGCAATCCGCGTACGTTCCGCCGGAACGCAAGCCAGGCGAATTCCCCGTTCTCGATGGTTTCGAGTTTCAAGAGTTCCTCGGCGCTGGGGGCTTGGGCGAAGTTTATCTCGCCAAACGAACGATCGACGAAAGTGCCGTCGCGGTAAAATTCCTGCGATCGCACGTCAACGTGATGCAAAACGCGCGGGACGACTTCCTGAAAGACCTGAGCGTCAGTGGTCGCCTACGGCATCGCAACATCGTGCAGTCGTACGGGGCCGGCAGCATCGGCAATGAATTTTATGTGGTCAACGAGTTTTGTGACGGTGGTCCGTTGGCTAAGCTCTTCCGCCAAAAGAAATCGAACATTCAGCCGAAGCATATCGCCGTTTCGTTGTACTTGCTGCTCGACGGTTTAGCTCATGCCCACGAGAAAGGGCTCGTCCATCGTGATTTGAAGCCTTCCAACTTGCTGGCCGCCAAACGAAACAAACGCTGGATTCCGAAGATCTCCGATTTCGGTTTGACGAAAGACTTCGAGAAAGCAGGCTTTGCCGGCATGACCGCCACGGGAAGCTACACCGGCAGTTTGCCGTACATGCCTCGGGAACAGCTGACCGACCACAAGTATGTGAATCCGGCCAGCGACGTGTTCAGCATGGGGGCCAGTTTCTATCGAATCATTACCGGTCGTTATCCTCGCGGCGACGAAAAAGGGACCGATTCGTTGGCTTTGATTTTAAATGGCGAAGTCAAACCGCTACGCAAAAAGTACCCAGGCTTCCATAGCGGCCTGGCCGAGATATTGGATACCTCGCTACAGACCGAATGTGCCCAGCGATATCCCAATGCCCGCGAGATGCAAAACGCGCTTCGTGTTGTTATGAAAAAGGAAGGATGGTTGTAA
- a CDS encoding PepSY-associated TM helix domain-containing protein translates to MRSDDPKPRRSRSWYAASAKWTRWLHTYISMTSFATLLFFAATGLTLNHPTWLGGDTTVVRDEEGTLPTSQLTDDLDKLAIAEQLRATHHLKGRVTEFEVSDFDCMVTFKTAGYVADVFIDRESGTYTMTETASGVVAVLNDLHKGRDSGPGWSWVIDVSAILMILVSVTGLVLLLFLKKQRTPGLVVTLIGTVLLVVAWFVWVP, encoded by the coding sequence ATGAGGTCGGACGATCCGAAACCGCGGCGAAGCCGATCGTGGTACGCCGCGAGTGCCAAGTGGACGCGCTGGCTGCACACCTACATCTCGATGACCAGCTTCGCGACGCTGCTCTTCTTTGCCGCGACGGGTCTGACGCTCAATCATCCGACCTGGCTAGGCGGCGACACCACCGTGGTTCGTGATGAAGAAGGAACGCTTCCTACTTCGCAGTTGACCGACGATCTCGACAAGCTGGCCATCGCCGAGCAGCTTCGCGCGACGCATCATCTGAAAGGGCGTGTGACCGAGTTCGAGGTTTCCGACTTCGATTGTATGGTCACCTTCAAGACGGCCGGATATGTCGCGGACGTCTTCATCGATCGCGAGAGCGGCACCTATACGATGACCGAAACGGCCAGCGGCGTAGTCGCAGTGCTGAACGATCTGCACAAAGGAAGAGATTCCGGCCCCGGCTGGTCGTGGGTGATCGATGTCTCGGCAATCTTAATGATCTTGGTTTCCGTGACGGGGCTCGTGTTGCTTCTCTTCCTGAAAAAGCAGCGCACGCCGGGGCTGGTCGTCACCCTGATCGGCACGGTGCTGCTTGTCGTCGCGTGGTTCGTTTGGGTGCCGTGA
- a CDS encoding DUF2271 domain-containing protein, translated as MRNLQLGTLAVLLFLLFAGPSVSAEDFHFQHEHVLGTSLQLAFTSDNREQANAIEQRVLEEIDRLDAILSRYSPESELMRWQRGETSTLSADLTHVLKQAEQWRHDTKQAFDVRAGAIAQLWQASAERGELPSDGARQRLIEQLQEAPYTFVENDSVKRNDNLAFSLDGLAKGYVLDCVCEMIERDFPGTTDFVINIGGDLRKLGDAPLEVSIENPATATEGAAPLETFVVARPMAMATSGDYRRTMTIGDREVSHIFDPRSGLPAKQLPSATVVSTAAIDADALATAVSVLGANEGLALIESLPQTEACVVTADGLVLTSSGWPLGTDRLDSQKLVVMNDAVPAETGLFVDFTIDRPKGGRYRRPYVAMWLEDADGFPVKTEILWLQTEQPGPRWHRDLTRWYRNDRLRKTVEKSDLIKTISGATRGPGEYQAHFDGTDNLGKPLSAGQYTLCLEVAREHGTYQIIREPITWGDQAVAEKKLKGNVEVGAMSYRFIPTTGDKNEAS; from the coding sequence ATGCGAAACCTCCAACTTGGGACGCTTGCGGTCCTGCTGTTTCTTCTGTTTGCAGGGCCGAGTGTGTCGGCGGAAGACTTTCACTTTCAACACGAACATGTTCTCGGCACGTCGCTGCAGCTTGCGTTTACAAGCGATAATCGCGAGCAAGCAAACGCAATCGAGCAGCGTGTTCTGGAAGAGATCGACCGGCTCGACGCGATCTTGAGTCGCTATTCGCCTGAGAGCGAACTAATGCGTTGGCAGCGTGGTGAAACGTCAACTCTTTCGGCCGACCTGACCCATGTGTTAAAGCAAGCCGAACAATGGCGACACGACACGAAGCAGGCCTTCGATGTCCGCGCCGGGGCGATCGCCCAGTTATGGCAAGCATCGGCCGAGCGGGGCGAACTTCCCAGCGACGGCGCCCGTCAACGATTGATCGAGCAGCTTCAAGAGGCTCCCTACACGTTCGTCGAAAACGATTCGGTCAAGCGGAACGATAACCTGGCGTTTAGCTTGGACGGGCTGGCCAAGGGATACGTGCTCGATTGCGTGTGCGAGATGATTGAGCGTGATTTCCCCGGAACGACCGACTTCGTGATCAACATTGGTGGCGATCTCCGCAAGCTGGGTGATGCTCCGCTGGAAGTTTCCATCGAGAACCCCGCCACGGCTACCGAAGGGGCGGCGCCGCTTGAGACGTTCGTCGTGGCTCGACCTATGGCGATGGCAACCAGTGGCGATTACCGCCGGACGATGACGATTGGCGATCGCGAGGTTTCCCATATCTTTGATCCGCGGAGTGGCTTGCCGGCCAAGCAGCTACCTTCGGCTACGGTGGTCAGCACTGCCGCAATCGATGCCGACGCGTTGGCAACCGCCGTCAGCGTACTTGGTGCGAACGAAGGCTTGGCACTGATTGAAAGCTTGCCGCAGACGGAAGCGTGCGTGGTGACCGCGGATGGATTGGTACTTACATCAAGCGGTTGGCCGCTCGGAACGGATCGTCTCGATTCGCAGAAGTTGGTCGTGATGAACGATGCCGTGCCAGCGGAAACCGGATTGTTCGTGGACTTCACGATCGATCGACCCAAAGGAGGGCGATACCGTCGTCCTTACGTGGCGATGTGGCTGGAAGATGCCGACGGCTTTCCGGTGAAGACCGAGATTTTGTGGCTGCAAACCGAACAGCCAGGCCCCCGTTGGCATCGCGACTTGACGCGTTGGTACCGTAACGATCGTTTGCGAAAGACGGTCGAAAAGTCGGACCTGATCAAGACGATCTCTGGGGCAACACGTGGCCCCGGCGAGTACCAAGCACATTTTGACGGGACCGATAACCTTGGCAAACCGCTCTCGGCAGGGCAATATACATTGTGCCTGGAAGTGGCCAGGGAGCATGGCACGTACCAGATCATCCGCGAACCGATTACGTGGGGCGATCAGGCCGTCGCCGAAAAGAAACTAAAAGGAAACGTGGAAGTCGGAGCGATGTCGTATCGTTTCATCCCGACGACCGGCGATAAGAACGAGGCCTCATGA
- a CDS encoding DUF3386 family protein, with product MRTTFPALAAMLSLLIVSPLWANETETKTTSKTSEPTAASLRQAAHDSREVWHNFPGFTANVTIGEDAQQWDGVIRVGNDFEYQLEIADEAKKPWLKSKLRSVIAHREPHAAPQKYDVAFQEESGNHVGGQLIAENDGSGIFRIQDGQIREIIRRNESSWFEITTLENFTTPTGKVLPQTTSVTFRNPESGDIESNLSNHFTWTKVGEFYLPESCYTVKTGDNGQRSVRKLQFTNHQLHLASPQIVKLHKPLSEPLTSFGAAVMGDYLYVFSGHDGDAHGFGKDVLADHFRRIKFDDPDAQWEELAKHEPAQSTALVTDGEYLYRIGGLTFLNSGEEETNFKSTTHFARYDAEKNEWTDLAPLPQSRSSLDAAVLGRHIYVAAGWDLQGESSNDAPWHEDMLRFDLDNPEKGWESLPGPGYKTRAISLAAHDGKIYLFGGITPKGITRKVSVYDPKSESWSAAPELKADSGAAGFATSSFAAGDHLYVTGGSGIVYRLSEDGNDWEVETRLVYPRMFLRLLPVSESRLLALGGTSMLGGRMAVVESVPVRAETKAPNVVRWSVPFDGKVKQSQTFVLSGTNLYAFGGNASRAPHNFTEETILKEAYVFDIADQTVERLPDMPHALQAGAAVSHAQTSEHRQLVVLGGLGMPDEKFGSLKQVLSFNPESKKWTTAKSTLPKARGMFHAVTHDDAIWCFGGSAAGHGGGLNANVLHWWGDETAIAALPEVSLPHPRRSFGGAELEGEYFLVGGLGEGNKIADTVDVFHFEDRTWRTIASPNKHRVFPSLVSTGGKLFLYGGFSNADGHFQPETTLEVYDPQADRWTVLSSKLDGVDASMSLFGFGGRLLFYGIDKEKDGQANFVLLDPNPHEAPAEVAGMSFSGRRRGGEASANAKAMLRKDADKDGKLSAAELGERLGSLIELGDADNDGLLTKSELIEALKKQEAEAEQEDASEGEDDEA from the coding sequence ATGCGTACCACCTTCCCTGCCCTCGCGGCGATGCTGTCACTGCTGATCGTTTCGCCGCTTTGGGCAAACGAGACAGAAACGAAGACCACCAGCAAAACGTCCGAGCCCACCGCAGCGAGTCTGCGTCAGGCCGCGCACGATAGCCGCGAAGTGTGGCACAACTTTCCTGGTTTCACCGCCAACGTGACGATCGGGGAAGATGCTCAGCAGTGGGACGGAGTGATCCGCGTCGGGAACGATTTCGAGTACCAATTGGAAATCGCCGACGAAGCCAAGAAGCCTTGGCTGAAGTCGAAGCTGCGGTCGGTCATCGCTCATCGCGAGCCGCACGCTGCACCCCAGAAGTACGACGTTGCGTTTCAGGAAGAATCAGGAAACCATGTCGGCGGCCAACTGATTGCCGAGAACGACGGCTCCGGCATCTTCCGCATTCAAGATGGTCAGATCAGGGAAATCATTCGCCGCAACGAATCTTCCTGGTTCGAGATCACCACGCTTGAAAACTTCACCACGCCGACCGGCAAAGTCCTTCCGCAGACCACGTCGGTGACGTTCCGCAATCCAGAAAGTGGCGACATTGAGTCGAACCTCAGCAACCACTTTACCTGGACGAAAGTCGGCGAATTCTATCTGCCGGAAAGCTGTTACACCGTCAAAACAGGCGACAACGGGCAACGATCGGTTCGCAAATTACAGTTCACCAATCACCAACTGCACCTCGCTTCGCCGCAGATCGTGAAGCTGCACAAACCGCTGTCGGAACCGCTCACCAGTTTCGGTGCCGCAGTCATGGGAGACTACCTGTATGTCTTCAGCGGTCATGATGGCGACGCCCATGGTTTTGGTAAGGATGTCCTTGCCGATCATTTCCGTCGCATCAAGTTCGACGATCCCGACGCCCAGTGGGAAGAACTCGCCAAGCACGAGCCAGCCCAAAGCACGGCCTTGGTAACCGACGGCGAATACCTTTACCGCATCGGTGGCTTGACGTTCCTGAACTCCGGCGAGGAAGAAACCAACTTCAAGTCGACCACGCACTTCGCGCGGTACGATGCCGAGAAAAACGAGTGGACTGACTTAGCTCCGCTGCCACAGTCTCGCTCGTCGCTCGACGCGGCGGTCCTCGGACGGCACATCTATGTCGCCGCCGGCTGGGACTTGCAAGGGGAATCGTCCAACGACGCCCCTTGGCACGAAGACATGCTCCGCTTCGACTTGGACAACCCTGAAAAGGGTTGGGAATCGCTCCCAGGCCCAGGCTACAAAACGCGAGCCATCTCGCTCGCCGCCCACGACGGCAAGATCTACCTGTTCGGCGGCATCACGCCGAAGGGAATCACACGGAAAGTTTCGGTCTACGATCCGAAGTCGGAGAGCTGGTCAGCCGCTCCGGAGCTGAAAGCCGACAGTGGTGCCGCAGGTTTCGCGACCAGCTCGTTCGCGGCCGGAGATCATCTCTACGTTACCGGCGGTTCCGGCATTGTCTATCGCCTGAGCGAAGACGGTAACGACTGGGAAGTGGAAACGCGTCTGGTCTATCCACGCATGTTCCTTCGCTTACTGCCGGTTTCCGAATCGCGGCTGTTGGCCCTCGGTGGCACATCGATGCTTGGCGGCCGAATGGCGGTAGTCGAATCGGTTCCCGTTCGTGCGGAAACCAAGGCCCCCAACGTCGTTCGCTGGTCGGTTCCCTTCGATGGCAAAGTGAAACAAAGCCAAACGTTTGTTCTTTCTGGAACAAATCTGTATGCCTTTGGTGGCAACGCCAGCCGAGCCCCGCACAACTTCACCGAAGAAACGATTCTGAAAGAAGCGTACGTCTTTGACATCGCCGATCAAACGGTCGAGCGACTGCCAGATATGCCGCACGCACTACAAGCCGGAGCCGCCGTAAGTCACGCCCAAACGAGCGAACATCGCCAGTTGGTCGTCCTTGGCGGGCTAGGCATGCCGGACGAAAAGTTCGGTTCACTGAAGCAGGTTCTCTCGTTCAATCCCGAGTCGAAGAAATGGACAACTGCCAAGTCGACGCTGCCGAAAGCTCGCGGCATGTTCCATGCGGTGACGCACGACGACGCCATCTGGTGTTTCGGCGGTAGTGCTGCGGGGCACGGGGGAGGACTCAATGCCAACGTCCTGCATTGGTGGGGCGACGAAACGGCGATTGCTGCGTTGCCTGAGGTTTCGCTGCCTCATCCACGCCGATCGTTCGGCGGTGCCGAGCTTGAAGGCGAATACTTCCTCGTCGGCGGTTTAGGCGAAGGAAACAAGATTGCGGATACCGTCGATGTCTTCCACTTCGAGGACCGTACCTGGCGAACGATTGCTTCGCCGAATAAGCATCGTGTCTTCCCGAGCCTCGTCAGCACCGGCGGCAAGCTTTTCTTGTACGGTGGGTTCTCCAACGCGGATGGGCATTTCCAGCCAGAAACGACGCTGGAAGTGTACGATCCGCAGGCAGATCGCTGGACCGTGTTGTCATCGAAGCTGGATGGAGTGGATGCCTCGATGAGCCTGTTCGGCTTCGGGGGTCGTCTTCTGTTCTACGGAATCGACAAAGAAAAGGATGGCCAGGCCAACTTCGTTCTCCTCGATCCGAACCCGCACGAAGCCCCTGCGGAAGTGGCGGGAATGAGCTTCTCCGGTCGTCGTCGTGGTGGCGAAGCAAGTGCCAACGCCAAGGCCATGCTGCGAAAAGACGCCGACAAAGATGGCAAGCTTTCCGCCGCAGAACTGGGCGAACGTCTCGGTTCGTTGATCGAACTGGGAGACGCCGACAACGATGGTCTGCTGACGAAAAGCGAACTGATCGAAGCGTTGAAGAAACAGGAAGCCGAAGCGGAACAAGAGGATGCTTCCGAAGGCGAAGATGACGAAGCTTAA